A single Fusarium oxysporum Fo47 chromosome IV, complete sequence DNA region contains:
- a CDS encoding glycosyl hydrolase family 76-domain-containing protein — translation MKFFALASLASVAIATKTPPSSLDTANPDSIRDVAGTLAFDAMKYYSGNTSSVPKDLGDLQDPYYWWVAGALWGVMLDYYHLTGDYSYNDVVIQALLGPTNLGTGKDYMPAEHADEEGNDDLFFWGSAVLSAAERNFPQPNKDLPSWLDISINVFNELVGRWNTTACGGGLLWQIYPSNPNGMTYKNSVSNGGFFQLAARLARITGDNKYLDWALKIWDWSWEVGFIDHRNYHVYDGASVEDNCQKTTYHSFTYTSGIYLYGAAVLANYTEKPEWVDRSKRLLEGTDWFFSPFPNATNVMYEAACETVNTCNDDMSTFKGYLSRFMYLSIQMQPALKEHVHAHLLPSAKAAVQTCTGGKSGRECGMRWYNSGFDGNPGLGQQMCALEAVQGLLLSDAPAPLKGDDVKVVRSTDWAAMKKNESKIQSTPTSSSETSSATAAQPTKSEDAASLPRVDLVLASVSIGSVVMFLGWA, via the exons ATGAAGTTCTTCGCCTTGGCCAGTTTGGCTTCTGTAGCCATTGCTACCAAAACGCCTCCCAGTTCACTTGACACTGCAAATCCAG ATTCAATCCGAGATGTGGCAGGCACCCTCGCCTTCGATGCCATGAAGTACTACAGCGGCAACACATCATCAGTACCCAAAGATCTCGGCGACCTTCAAGATCCATACTACTGGTGGGTAGCTGGTGCCCTATGGGGTGTGATGCTCGACTACTACCACCTTACCGGAGATTACAGTTACAACGATGTGGTCATCCAGGCTCTTCTGGGGCCTACAAATCTCGGCACTGGTAAGGACTACATGCCTGCAGAGCATGCCGACGAGGAGGGTAACGAtgatctcttcttctggggcTCAGCCGTCCTCTCCGCTGCTGAGCGAAACTTCCCTCAGCCCAACAAGGACCTCCCATCGTGGCTcgatatcagcatcaacgTATTCAACGAGCTTGTGGGTCGATGGAATACAACAGCTTGTGGTGGCGGCCTCTTGTGGCAGATCTACCCAAGTAACCCGAATGGCATGACATACAAAAACTCGGTCAGCAATGGCGGTTTCTTCCAACTCGCTGCACGTTTAGCTCGTATCACTGGCGATAACAAATATCTCGACTGGGCTCTTAAAATCTGGGACTGGTCCTGGGAAGTGGGCTTCATCGATCACCGCAATTATCACGTTTATGACGGCGCCAGTGTAGAAGACAACTGCCAGAAGACAACATACCATTCTTTCACTTACACCAGCGGTATATATCTTTATGGCGCGGCGGTTCTCGCCAACTACACTGAGAAGCCAGAATGGGTCGACCGCTCAAAGCGTCTCCTAGAGGGCACCGATTGGTTCTTTTCGCCGTTTCCCAACGCGACCAACGTCATGTACGAAGCTGCCTGCGAGACCGTCAACACATGTAACGACGACATGTCCACCTTTAAGGGTTATCTATCACGCTTCATGTACCTGTCTATTCAGATGCAGCCCGCTTTGAAGGAGCATGTCCATGCTCATCTCCTCCCATcggccaaggctgctgtcCAAACATGTACAGGAGGGAAGTCTGGCCGTGAGTGTGGTATGCGATGGTATAACTCGGGTTTTGATGGAAATCCCGGTCTTGGGCAGCAAATGTGTGCTCTTGAAGCTGTCCAGGGCCTGCTGCTAAGTGATGCTCCTGCGCCGCTCAAGGGCGATGATGTCAAGGTTGTCCGCAGCACAGACTGGGCTGCCATGAAAAAGAATGAGTCCAAAATTCAGAGTacaccaacatcctcatcagAGACATCATCAGCAACTGCAGCTCAGCCTACTAAGAGCGAGGATGCTGCTAGTCTCCCCCGAGTGGATCTCGTCCTGGCTTCTGTCAGTATTGGAAGTGTCGTGATGTTCCTGGGATGGGCCTAA